AGCCATAGCCGCATGACGAAGCTAATGAGTTGCCCCAGGTCATTGAAGTGGTGGACCAACCGGGCGAGTAAGAGTCCCACGCCCAGATTGAAGATGAACTGCAAGGCGAGCACTGGGGGGATCAACAGAATCCGCCAAGTGATAGCCTCCGTTGGCGGCAACACGAGGATCATAACGATCATGGTGATCACCACGGGAATATTGCTGAGCAATTCCCGGACGTTGATAGCCGCTAGCAGAGTGGCTCGCGGGAAGTTGAATGCCTGGATGACCGTCTTGTTGGCCCGGATAGCCTGAGCACCCGCGGAAATGGCCCGGGAACTCATCTGAAAAAGAAAGACGCCGATGATCAAATAACCGATGAAGTTCTCTATGCCTTTACCAGTCTTGAGCAATAGCCCAAAGATCAAGAAAAACGTGAGGCCATTGAGTAGCGGACTCAAGATAATCCAGGCGTTTCCCAGCTTTTCCTGACTATTCGCAGACCCCACGCGAAAGCGGGAGTCATAGAGAACAAAGTGTCTGTACCGCCAGATGGACACCAGATAATCTAGGAATCCCTGCCGGGCACCCACCCGGTTCAGGCTCTTCAGATCTACGTAAGTGCGAACTTCGTGTCCACCGGGCGCCGGAGCTACGCTCATGCGCTCATCACCCCAAGGTTCTGGTAAGCCTCTGTCAATGCCTGTGTCCCGGAGGCCCACGTGCGTGAAGCCATAACCTCGCTACGGCCAGCGCTTCCGTGTGTCCTGCGCAACTGAGGATCACTCAGATAACCGGAGATGGCTTCCGCCAGAGCAGCAGGATCGTCCGGGTGTACTGATGTCCCTGAAAGCCCGTCCACAACAATCTCGCGGAGAGCCTCGAGGTCACTGAAGATCACAGGACGCCCGCTCGCCATTGCTTCAACGGGCTTCAGTGGCGTGACAGCTCGGGTGACGTCGGTGTCCTTACGGGGTAGGACAAATACGTCCAGTGCCTGGTGATAGAGGTGGGCCTGATCACGGCGAACGCGGCCGGTGAAAATGGTCCGACTTTCAATCCCGAGCTCGGAGGCCAGCGACCGCAAAGATGGTGCTGCAGCGCCTTGGCCCACTACGAGGCAATGGAGGTCGGGATGGTCCGGAGCCAGCAACGCGACGGCGCGCAGGAGCGTGTCCAGCCCCTCGTAATCCACCAGAGAGCTCACCGTGCCAACAAACATTCCACCTTCCGGGAGACCCAGGGTGGTTCGCGCGTCGCGAGCGTCGATCGGATCCTTCAGAAACTCATCTCCCACGGCGTTCGGATACAGCAGTACGTTTTCTGGTTTCACACCCTGGTTGGTCAGACGCCGCTTCATGGCTTCTCCCAGTGTAAGGACCAGGTCCGCCGTCTGGCTGACCTCTGCTTCACGGTCATTGAAGAGCCTATAACGCTCACTGCGAAGGGCAGAAGGGGATCGCCGGGAAGCCCACGTATCTGCCAGCTGCCCCCGGACTTCGTAAACCCACGGTATGCCCAGGGCTTTCGCCACTGTCCGCACCACCAGACTGTTGACAAAATGCGTAGTCGTGTGAAGAACCGCTGGTCGTAGTTTCAGGCACAATTCCAGCAATAGCTCTGCCTGCTGCTGGAGACGCTGGTCCATTCCGTTGGCAAGGCGTGCCGGCAGGGGCCGGTAGTAGTCGATGCCATCCACTGTGTCTAGGCGTTTTGCAGCAATCTTGCCCACCTGAACCGGATACCCAAGACGGGTAACGGCGTTGACGGACCAGCCGAGATCTCGCAGAGCCAGAAGTACGGAATGGCTTCGTTGCGCATATCCGCTCTCCGTATGAGGCAAAGAATTTGTCAGTACATAGAGCATGCTGGCGGGCTTCGGAGTGTAATTTTCGACCGGGACAACGCTGGGAGACCAGCCCTGAAAGACCTTCAGTTCACTTCGGAGCCGGTTGGCGAAAGTACGCTGCCCCTTCACTCCGGAGACGGCGGCAACGGCAGCGGTCATCCGGCCGTCGTACCAGTACCGGCGTGCGATGGTTCCGGCGAGCCCTGCGGTACCAGCGGGAATGCGGGACATCAGTTGATCAGCACATTCGGGCAGATCGGCAGCCAACGCGATTTCTGCGAGCAACCTGTTGCGGCGAGGAGAACCGAACGAATCTGATCCGATGGTCTCCTTGACAGCCAGCGAATCTCCGGAGATAAGGCCGGACAACGCCAAAGCCACTGGGTTTTTGGCCGCATGGCCGAGGCGAGAGATGACGGGTGCCACAGCGCGAGCGATACGCCCCGGCAGACGACGCGAAACCAGCAGGACCAACACGAGTGGATCATCCTGCAGATGATCACGGACCGTCGCCGTCATCAACCACACATTCCGGACTATCTGCACTTGCCTCTACCCCTGCCCCACGACGCTGCGCAGAACGTCGATGTATTCCAGCGACAAGGATTCGTAGTCCGCATTGACGCGTACCCAGTCCCGACCGCCGTCACCAACATTCAACCGCGTGCGGTCTTCGCTCAGCTCG
This region of Arthrobacter roseus genomic DNA includes:
- a CDS encoding ABC transporter permease translates to MSVAPAPGGHEVRTYVDLKSLNRVGARQGFLDYLVSIWRYRHFVLYDSRFRVGSANSQEKLGNAWIILSPLLNGLTFFLIFGLLLKTGKGIENFIGYLIIGVFLFQMSSRAISAGAQAIRANKTVIQAFNFPRATLLAAINVRELLSNIPVVITMIVMILVLPPTEAITWRILLIPPVLALQFIFNLGVGLLLARLVHHFNDLGQLISFVMRLWLYGSAVFFSIDRFESVPVIQQIMEVNPLFIVLDISRDSLLYATTPSWESWATLAVWALGAIVVGLVFFWREEERYGRDS
- a CDS encoding glycosyltransferase family 4 protein, which translates into the protein MTATVRDHLQDDPLVLVLLVSRRLPGRIARAVAPVISRLGHAAKNPVALALSGLISGDSLAVKETIGSDSFGSPRRNRLLAEIALAADLPECADQLMSRIPAGTAGLAGTIARRYWYDGRMTAAVAAVSGVKGQRTFANRLRSELKVFQGWSPSVVPVENYTPKPASMLYVLTNSLPHTESGYAQRSHSVLLALRDLGWSVNAVTRLGYPVQVGKIAAKRLDTVDGIDYYRPLPARLANGMDQRLQQQAELLLELCLKLRPAVLHTTTHFVNSLVVRTVAKALGIPWVYEVRGQLADTWASRRSPSALRSERYRLFNDREAEVSQTADLVLTLGEAMKRRLTNQGVKPENVLLYPNAVGDEFLKDPIDARDARTTLGLPEGGMFVGTVSSLVDYEGLDTLLRAVALLAPDHPDLHCLVVGQGAAAPSLRSLASELGIESRTIFTGRVRRDQAHLYHQALDVFVLPRKDTDVTRAVTPLKPVEAMASGRPVIFSDLEALREIVVDGLSGTSVHPDDPAALAEAISGYLSDPQLRRTHGSAGRSEVMASRTWASGTQALTEAYQNLGVMSA